One segment of Cutaneotrichosporon cavernicola HIS019 DNA, chromosome: 4 DNA contains the following:
- a CDS encoding uncharacterized protein (Acetyltransferase (GNAT) domain) encodes MPVSSVSVHVVQSPEDLAACHKIRVDVFAHEQGFPLDTEFDDYDHTGDCVHFLAKVDATPAGTVRLVPSKGKLTRLAVLASYRSTGAGRALVHAMEEWLMSEARAGRLQHLVKEGRAGKAVHVKIHSQIPVIKFYAKLGYLEEGPRFDEEGEPHQLMVRDIEI; translated from the exons ATGCCCGTCAGCTCCGTCAGCGTACACGTCGTCCAGAGCCCCGAAGACTTGGCCGCGTGCCACAAGATCCGCGTAGATG TCTTCGCCCACGAACAG GGTTTCCCCCTCGACACCGAGTTTGACGA CTACGACCACACGGGCGACTGCGTCCACTTTCTCGCAAAGGTTGACGCAACACCCGCAGGCACAGTGCGCCTCGTCCCCTCCAAGGGCAAGTTGACCCGCTTGGCCGTGCTGGCGTCGTATCGGTCTACTGGGGCCGGGCGGGCGCTCGTGCATGCCATGGAAGAGTGGCTCATGAGTGAGGCCCGCGCTGGGCGTCTTCAGCATCTCGTCAAAGAGGGCCGCGCGGGTAAGGCCGTGCATGTCAAGATCCACTCGCAG ATCCCCGTTATCAAGTTCTACGCAAAGCTCGGATACTTGGAGGAAGGGCCGCGCTTTGAcgaagagggcgagccGCACCAGCTCATGGTGCGCGACATTGAGATCTAG
- the NCE103 gene encoding uncharacterized protein (Reversible hydration of carbon dioxide), with protein sequence MPLPFRRELPQQSASSGISASSRPDDRNLPKSATEKHGSDLYPELKELMLRNQRWAKRVGSADPGFFPRHYPGQRPEILWIGCSDARVPETTIMGSQPGDIFVHRGIANLYSPSDDSLNAVLMIALINFKVKHIIVAGHSNCVGCQTALRASNLPPVPETQAIQRYLKPLTVLARAMATEDGPPSLDLLVEENVQQQVRNLLASQVVQDDWKRRAEYGVTVHGWVYQLENGTVRDLGVSQGPPGAKPGGSRMGPRLF encoded by the exons atgCCCCTCCCGTTCCGCCGCGAGCTGCCCCAACAATCTGCCAGCTCAGGCATCAGCGCCTCGTCCCGCCCCGACGACCGGAACCTCCCCAAGAGCGCAACTGAGAAACACGGTTCCGACTTGTACCCCGAGCTT aaAGAGCTCATGCTCCGCAACCAGCGCTGGGCGAAACGTGTGGGCTCGGCCGACCCAGG CTTTTTTCCCCGTCACTATCCTGGCCAGCGGCCCGAGATTCTTTGGATCGGCT GCTCGGATGCGCGTGTGCCCGAGACTACTATCATGGGGTCGCAGCCAGGCGATATCTTTGTGCACCGCGGTATTGCAAA CCTGTACTCTCCCTCAGATGACTCGCTCAACGCCGTCCTCATGATCGCCCTGATCAACTTCAAGGTCAAGCACATCATCGTGGCG ggCCACTCGAACTGTGTCGGTTGCCAGACTGCGCTGCGTGCGTCAAATCTCCCCCCGGTTCCCGAAACCCAGGCGATCCAGCGCTACCTCAAGCCCTTGACggtcctcgcgcgcgccatggCAACCGAGGACGGGCCTCCTTCGCTCGACCtgctggtcgaggagaacgtGCAGCAGCAGGTGCGCAATCTCCTCGCCAGTCAGGTTGTGCAGGACGACTGGAAGCGCCGTGCCGAATATGGCGTGACCGTGCATGGCTGGGTGTACCAGCTTGAAAAT GGAACTGTGCGCGACCTTGGTGTATCGCAGGGGCCGCCTGGGGCCAAGCCCGGTGGCTCGCGGATGGGTCCTCGACTCTTCTAG